The Ancylothrix sp. D3o genome window below encodes:
- a CDS encoding TonB-dependent receptor, translating into MLILKNYKFLVLMSFLGTLSLVSRPAKATTHTTSSENLQEHTQYNFVLEQNLTNFQDSGNLTGYIGQTTSKNRAISGGTNSLEALPHKDSTPSNSVNLKTGNNDSLVDALLSNPDQIGTIAGTFSRINDITGIKSGTSENTLNRPVAEGNRVLIAQENSPQTQQNSAPFVKIISPTPAAVLDIPATTVILQYSAGLEIELRVNGVPVDTSLIGRTETDENSNITTQTWYGVPLKEGENTLEIAIKNPPPNSNFQPPITISVRGNVAQLKIRTQETRIPADGRSTATIIGEILDEKGNRSNRDAIITLAASAGRFISTDYDTDQPGFQVKAINGEFTATLQSGIAAQLVRIRAVTLKSDTPLEIENNGIANEGQKPELEAFTQIQFETNLRPSLMTGVVDFRFGRGGTDYWGRFRDFLPYGSDNSYQFDARGAAFATGTFGEWLFTGAFNSYRTLNETCGSQDRLFRDTQFYEQNYPTYGDNCTRETVTPSRDSLYLRFERSPNIMGANPDYFMWGDYGLAEFSTQSQQFTAITRQLHGFKGNYNLGDLQLSGFFSGDVEGFQRDTIVPDGTSGFYFLSRRLVLPGSENIFLEVEELERPGTVLYRKQLTRGTDYEIDYDRGTVLFRRPILRVEVDPLGSVLVRRIVGTYQYENRDGSTSVMGGRLQYNISRDLGRPSWIGATYLREDRGARDFELYGADGILSFGRNQLIAEYAHSSNDSEFQGRVSGSAYRLELTGRLGQGAALFGNTEIFTTPGVENNSNSSPINYRLYYRSTDAGFSNNATTSFVAGQTRYGGQVSANITSTTQLRFNADHEKNQGIAPRSLNSYADLFEPRLEFVPGTQQDNSLTTLSAGLLQRLGNDATFELDWVSRNREDVRENSPLNSTSSQLRSRLTYRFAENLVFRAQNELGLTSQQDYIYPDRTILALDWTAYPGITVRLSHIFFTGGQFENNSITSLDFLGDYKLGEDTTITGRFGFVDAQAMTGAVGIRQGWTIAPGLRIDGSYEHIFGDLFGRRGTGVQYAQPYAYGGGASALGVSGGDSYSLGIQYTNNPDFQASARYEHRNSSAGSNTVIAATANGKISRSIMALFRYQQASSSNQLLEALGDSKNLRLGLAYRDPENDQFNALLRYEYRQNPSIIPDTLFFGTGTGGTDHTFALEAIYAPNWQWEFYGKTALRQSTSYLASDLIGSGTTYLNQLRTTYRFAYQWDLVGEVRWITQPADNYSETGLVVETGYYLTPNLRLAAGYVFGEISDRDFDASRSASGPYIGLTVKLNELFSGFGLQKPTPPPPRQPETTEAKKSPDLALGK; encoded by the coding sequence ATGTTGATACTAAAAAATTATAAATTTCTAGTTCTGATGTCCTTTTTAGGGACACTTTCTCTGGTTTCCCGTCCAGCCAAGGCGACTACGCATACCACATCTAGCGAAAATTTGCAAGAGCATACTCAGTATAATTTTGTTTTAGAGCAAAACTTGACTAATTTTCAAGATTCTGGTAATTTAACGGGGTACATTGGGCAAACTACGTCAAAAAACAGAGCTATTTCAGGCGGTACAAATTCGCTGGAAGCCCTACCCCATAAAGATTCTACCCCTTCAAATTCCGTAAATTTAAAGACAGGAAATAATGACAGTTTGGTAGACGCCCTGTTATCAAATCCTGACCAAATTGGCACAATAGCTGGCACTTTTTCAAGAATTAATGACATAACTGGCATAAAAAGCGGCACAAGTGAGAACACATTAAATAGGCCGGTGGCGGAGGGAAATCGAGTTTTAATTGCCCAAGAAAATAGCCCTCAAACACAACAGAATTCAGCACCATTTGTAAAGATTATTTCTCCAACACCGGCAGCGGTTTTAGACATACCGGCAACAACGGTAATTTTGCAATATTCAGCAGGATTAGAAATAGAATTGCGGGTAAATGGAGTGCCGGTGGATACGAGTTTAATTGGCAGAACCGAAACCGATGAAAACAGCAACATTACAACCCAGACTTGGTATGGTGTGCCATTAAAAGAAGGAGAAAACACCCTAGAAATAGCGATTAAAAATCCTCCTCCAAACAGCAATTTTCAACCCCCCATTACCATTTCCGTAAGAGGAAACGTAGCGCAATTAAAAATCAGGACACAAGAAACAAGAATCCCTGCGGATGGACGTTCAACAGCAACAATTATCGGGGAAATTTTAGACGAAAAAGGCAATCGGTCAAACAGGGATGCAATTATTACCTTAGCCGCCAGCGCCGGCAGATTTATTAGTACAGATTATGATACTGATCAACCGGGATTTCAAGTCAAAGCAATTAACGGCGAATTTACAGCCACATTGCAATCTGGAATCGCAGCACAATTAGTAAGAATTCGCGCCGTTACCCTCAAGTCGGACACCCCCCTAGAAATAGAAAACAATGGCATTGCTAACGAAGGGCAAAAACCAGAATTAGAAGCTTTTACCCAAATACAATTTGAAACCAATTTAAGACCAAGTTTAATGACCGGCGTAGTAGATTTCAGATTTGGACGTGGGGGAACCGATTATTGGGGAAGATTCCGAGATTTTTTACCTTATGGAAGCGATAACAGCTATCAATTTGATGCCAGAGGCGCAGCATTTGCCACCGGCACCTTTGGAGAGTGGTTATTTACAGGTGCTTTTAATAGTTATCGTACCTTAAACGAAACCTGCGGAAGTCAAGACCGCTTATTTAGAGACACGCAATTTTACGAACAAAATTATCCTACCTACGGCGATAACTGTACACGCGAAACTGTCACCCCATCCAGAGATAGTTTGTATTTGCGATTTGAAAGATCCCCTAACATTATGGGTGCAAATCCCGATTATTTTATGTGGGGAGATTATGGCTTAGCCGAATTTTCCACCCAATCACAACAATTCACCGCTATTACCAGACAATTACACGGATTTAAAGGAAATTACAATCTCGGAGATTTACAACTTAGCGGATTTTTTAGCGGCGATGTAGAGGGATTTCAACGAGATACTATTGTCCCCGATGGAACGAGTGGATTTTACTTTTTATCCCGGCGTTTAGTCTTACCCGGAAGCGAAAATATTTTCTTAGAAGTCGAAGAATTAGAAAGACCAGGAACCGTACTTTATCGCAAACAATTAACGCGGGGAACAGATTACGAAATTGATTATGACAGGGGGACAGTTTTATTTCGCCGGCCTATTTTGCGCGTAGAAGTTGACCCCTTGGGAAGTGTTTTAGTGCGGCGAATTGTGGGAACTTATCAATATGAAAATCGGGATGGTAGTACAAGTGTAATGGGAGGCCGGTTACAGTACAATATTTCACGAGATTTAGGACGGCCTTCATGGATTGGCGCCACTTATTTAAGAGAAGATCGCGGCGCAAGAGATTTTGAACTTTATGGCGCAGATGGCATTCTTTCTTTTGGCAGAAATCAGTTAATTGCTGAATATGCACACTCAAGCAATGATTCAGAATTTCAAGGCCGAGTAAGCGGTTCTGCCTATCGCCTAGAATTAACTGGTAGACTCGGACAAGGTGCAGCTTTATTTGGCAACACAGAAATTTTTACTACCCCAGGAGTAGAGAATAATTCTAATAGTTCTCCGATTAACTACCGCTTATATTATCGTTCAACGGATGCCGGATTTAGTAATAATGCAACTACCTCTTTTGTGGCCGGTCAAACGCGCTACGGCGGACAAGTTTCGGCAAATATTACATCAACAACTCAACTGAGATTTAACGCCGATCACGAAAAAAATCAAGGCATAGCCCCACGTTCCCTTAACTCCTATGCAGATTTATTTGAACCGCGCTTAGAATTTGTGCCAGGAACCCAACAAGATAACTCTTTAACTACCCTTTCTGCCGGTTTATTACAACGCTTAGGAAATGATGCCACCTTTGAGTTAGATTGGGTTAGCCGGAATCGAGAAGATGTGCGCGAAAATAGCCCTCTTAACAGCACATCTTCGCAACTGCGATCACGTTTAACTTATCGCTTTGCCGAAAACTTAGTATTTCGTGCCCAAAACGAATTAGGATTAACTTCACAACAAGATTATATCTATCCAGACAGGACAATTTTAGCCCTTGATTGGACAGCCTACCCAGGGATTACAGTTCGTTTAAGTCATATATTTTTCACTGGCGGACAATTTGAAAACAATTCGATTACCAGTTTAGACTTTTTGGGAGATTATAAATTGGGAGAAGATACAACAATTACAGGCCGATTTGGGTTTGTAGATGCTCAAGCAATGACCGGTGCCGTCGGGATACGTCAAGGCTGGACAATCGCCCCAGGATTGCGAATAGACGGCAGCTATGAACATATTTTTGGCGACTTATTTGGCAGGAGAGGAACAGGTGTACAATACGCCCAACCCTACGCTTATGGAGGTGGTGCTTCTGCATTAGGAGTTAGTGGTGGAGACTCGTATAGTCTGGGAATTCAATATACAAATAACCCCGATTTTCAAGCCTCCGCCCGTTACGAACATCGAAACTCAAGTGCAGGAAGTAACACTGTAATTGCCGCTACAGCTAATGGAAAAATTTCGCGGTCAATTATGGCTTTATTTCGCTATCAACAGGCATCAAGTTCTAACCAACTTCTCGAAGCTTTGGGAGATAGCAAAAATTTACGATTAGGTCTAGCTTATCGAGATCCAGAAAATGATCAATTTAATGCCTTATTACGCTATGAATATCGCCAAAATCCCTCTATAATTCCAGATACTCTCTTTTTTGGCACCGGCACCGGCGGAACCGATCACACATTTGCCTTAGAAGCCATTTATGCCCCTAATTGGCAATGGGAATTTTACGGCAAAACGGCATTGCGTCAGAGTACCTCTTATCTAGCAAGTGATTTAATTGGCAGTGGCACAACATACCTTAATCAACTGCGAACAACTTACCGTTTTGCCTATCAGTGGGATCTCGTGGGGGAGGTACGCTGGATTACCCAACCGGCAGATAATTATAGTGAAACTGGTTTGGTCGTAGAAACCGGCTATTATCTAACTCCAAATTTACGCCTTGCTGCCGGTTATGTATTTGGAGAAATATCAGATCGTGACTTTGACGCTTCCCGTTCCGCCAGCGGGCCTTATATTGGTTTAACCGTAAAATTAAACGAATTATTCAGCGGTTTTGGTTTACAAAAACCCACCCCACCACCCCCACGCCAACCCGAAACAACCGAAGCCAAAAAATCGCCAGACTTAGCCCTAGGCAAATAA
- a CDS encoding right-handed parallel beta-helix repeat-containing protein, which yields MLKTKLIVSWTLPPTITTITLLMLAINPTPAQSYFRLSVNSNLDGEITPDGNLTLREAIEIVNGNLPVSQLSLAEKAQIVPQTDNEKTANLITFNLPENATTIKLIKELPAIQAPAIIDGTTQPGYIENSSNSPIAVSQICQNQQTNFNAKIPQPLVTLTPAADVEVLRGLTIVSGDVTVRGLNFYGFNSRYQNRETAIASVLPASILISDKLPAESLNQISNETFKQPLQIPRNVVIEKNQFGAGASSSAFGILIFKSQGTIIQQNQIVNHTGSGIITGSIAENTQIIGNIIANNGYSGMANGLHFEGKITNSEISENMICQNAGSAIFFFKTQGATKIIKNDLVMNGRERKTAAIYLMGEGHQVIENQISEQNGPGVAVAAYPHSYRNKITANSFSTLDGLSIDLTNQLNESSLAYLIGDGPNTLRNSYYRREETGNKAINPPQFLAKEFLILGDKVNIDGKADVGTIIEIYRVKTQPKNSANLPYGPLSELIATVQTDKEGRFGISLKTLKTGDVISAIATDPEFGTSEPALNAAIIKQ from the coding sequence ATGCTTAAAACAAAACTGATTGTATCTTGGACATTGCCCCCCACCATCACCACCATCACCCTTTTAATGTTGGCTATAAATCCAACCCCTGCCCAATCCTATTTTCGCTTAAGTGTCAATAGCAATTTAGATGGAGAAATTACACCCGATGGCAACTTAACCTTACGCGAAGCTATCGAAATTGTTAATGGAAATTTGCCTGTATCTCAGCTTAGCTTGGCAGAAAAAGCACAAATTGTACCTCAGACTGACAACGAAAAAACCGCCAACTTAATTACATTTAACTTACCTGAAAACGCGACAACAATAAAATTAATAAAAGAACTGCCGGCAATTCAAGCACCGGCCATTATTGACGGCACAACTCAACCGGGTTATATCGAAAACTCAAGCAACTCACCCATAGCTGTTTCCCAAATATGCCAAAATCAACAAACAAACTTTAACGCAAAAATTCCCCAGCCGCTTGTTACCCTTACCCCCGCTGCTGACGTAGAAGTTTTGCGAGGATTAACGATAGTTTCTGGGGATGTAACTGTGAGGGGATTGAATTTTTATGGATTTAATAGCCGGTATCAAAATCGGGAAACTGCTATTGCATCTGTATTGCCGGCCAGTATCTTAATTAGCGATAAATTACCCGCAGAATCTCTTAACCAAATCTCCAATGAAACTTTTAAGCAACCTTTACAAATTCCTCGAAATGTGGTAATAGAAAAAAACCAATTTGGGGCCGGTGCGTCGTCTTCTGCCTTTGGAATTTTGATATTTAAAAGTCAAGGCACAATTATTCAGCAAAATCAAATAGTTAACCACACCGGCAGCGGAATTATTACCGGCAGCATTGCAGAAAACACCCAAATTATCGGAAATATTATCGCCAACAATGGTTATTCAGGAATGGCGAACGGCCTTCATTTTGAAGGCAAAATTACTAACAGCGAAATCAGCGAAAACATGATTTGTCAAAATGCAGGAAGCGCTATATTTTTCTTTAAAACCCAAGGCGCAACCAAAATCATAAAAAACGACCTTGTTATGAATGGAAGAGAAAGAAAAACCGCCGCAATTTATTTAATGGGAGAGGGACATCAAGTGATAGAAAATCAAATCAGCGAACAAAATGGGCCGGGGGTTGCCGTTGCAGCTTATCCGCACAGTTATAGAAATAAAATAACCGCTAACTCTTTTTCAACCTTAGACGGATTAAGTATAGACCTGACAAATCAGTTAAATGAAAGCAGTTTAGCTTATTTAATAGGAGATGGGCCTAACACGCTGAGAAACTCTTATTACCGCCGAGAAGAAACCGGCAACAAAGCCATTAATCCCCCGCAATTTTTGGCAAAAGAATTTTTAATTTTAGGAGACAAAGTAAACATAGATGGAAAAGCAGATGTAGGAACAATTATTGAAATTTATCGAGTTAAAACCCAGCCAAAAAACTCTGCCAATCTCCCCTACGGGCCCTTAAGCGAATTAATAGCCACCGTGCAAACCGATAAAGAAGGCCGGTTTGGAATTAGCTTAAAAACATTAAAAACCGGTGATGTGATCAGCGCCATTGCTACCGATCCAGAATTTGGAACCTCCGAACCGGCCCTAAATGCAGCAATTATTAAACAATAA